A stretch of Pseudomonadota bacterium DNA encodes these proteins:
- a CDS encoding PAS domain S-box protein, producing RAGRFYEIYCYPVFNEEGKVSRLVIFARDITDRKEAEDMVRESEEKYCNLFENSVMGIFRTTPDGHYLSANPAGAKMYGYKSQEEMIQSVTDMAHQIYVHPEDRKRFKELIESSGFVEGFEAEHYTKDGSKIWAFMNARIVRDMSGTIFYYETTSQNITNRKRAEVALKESEQKYRSIFKNSVEGIFQTTPEGKFLSVNPALARMIGYDSPEELIKGITDLAKKGYVNPEDRVMYKKIIEKQGIIQGFEIQHYRKDGSIFWVSINSRAVKDATGKVLYYEGAVEDITSRKQAEEELKQTLEKLRKTLAGTIQAMSLTVETRDPYTSGHQKRVSNLARVIAQEMALPKDEVDNVRIRHHPRHREDVSTG from the coding sequence AGGGCAGGGAGATTTTACGAAATATATTGTTATCCTGTTTTTAATGAGGAAGGAAAGGTATCAAGATTAGTTATTTTTGCCCGCGACATCACCGACCGTAAAGAAGCAGAAGATATGGTAAGAGAGAGCGAAGAAAAATACTGTAACCTCTTTGAAAATTCTGTTATGGGAATTTTCCGAACCACTCCAGATGGTCATTACTTGAGTGCCAATCCTGCCGGAGCTAAGATGTACGGTTATAAATCGCAAGAAGAAATGATACAATCCGTCACAGATATGGCTCATCAGATATATGTTCACCCCGAAGACCGGAAACGGTTTAAAGAACTGATAGAAAGTAGTGGATTTGTTGAAGGCTTCGAAGCAGAGCATTACACCAAAGACGGAAGCAAAATATGGGCCTTCATGAATGCACGTATTGTCCGTGATATGTCAGGCACCATATTTTACTATGAAACCACTTCTCAGAATATCACCAATCGCAAGCGGGCCGAGGTAGCACTCAAGGAGAGTGAACAAAAATACCGCTCCATCTTTAAGAACTCTGTGGAAGGCATCTTCCAGACCACCCCTGAAGGAAAATTTCTCAGTGTAAACCCTGCACTTGCGAGAATGATTGGGTATGATTCACCCGAAGAATTAATAAAGGGAATTACCGATCTGGCGAAAAAGGGATATGTAAACCCTGAAGACAGGGTAATGTATAAAAAGATTATTGAAAAACAGGGTATCATTCAAGGATTTGAGATACAACACTACAGGAAAGACGGAAGTATATTCTGGGTTTCAATCAATTCCCGTGCGGTGAAGGATGCCACTGGAAAAGTCCTCTACTACGAAGGCGCCGTTGAAGACATCACCTCACGTAAACAAGCCGAAGAAGAACTCAAACAAACCCTTGAGAAACTGAGAAAGACCTTAGCAGGCACCATCCAGGCTATGTCACTGACCGTAGAGACACGAGACCCCTATACCTCGGGTCACCAGAAGAGGGTATCTAATCTTGCCCGGGTAATCGCCCAGGAGATGGCCTTACCAAAGGATGAAGTTGACAATGTCCGTATCAGGCATCATCCACGACATCGGGAAGATGTCAGTACCGGCTGA
- a CDS encoding HD domain-containing protein, producing MSVSGIIHDIGKMSVPAEILSKPTKLSNMEFGLIKVHPQTGYDILKEVELPYPIAETVLQHHERLDGSGYPQGLKGENIILEARILAVADVVEAMASYRPYRPALGIDAALEEIEKNKGILYDAEVVEVCLKLFREKGFRF from the coding sequence ATGTCCGTATCAGGCATCATCCACGACATCGGGAAGATGTCAGTACCGGCTGAGATCTTAAGTAAGCCAACGAAACTATCGAATATGGAATTTGGTCTCATCAAGGTCCATCCTCAAACAGGGTATGACATATTAAAAGAGGTTGAGTTACCCTATCCCATAGCTGAGACAGTCCTCCAACACCATGAGCGATTAGATGGCTCAGGATATCCTCAAGGGTTAAAAGGCGAGAATATTATCCTTGAGGCTCGTATACTCGCTGTTGCTGATGTAGTGGAAGCCATGGCCTCCTACAGGCCCTATCGACCAGCTCTCGGGATAGATGCAGCACTGGAGGAAATAGAAAAGAACAAAGGCATCTTATATGATGCTGAGGTAGTTGAGGTATGCCTGAAGCTGTTCAGGGAGAAAGGGTTCAGGTTTTGA